A genome region from Ligilactobacillus cholophilus includes the following:
- the purL gene encoding phosphoribosylformylglycinamidine synthase subunit PurL: MDEVMSPLEIKEKKPYLEWGLSEKEYDYICEKLLKRLPNYTETGLLAVMWSEHCSYKMSKPLLKLLPKKNSKVLQGPGEGAGIIDIGDDQAVVFKAESHNHPSAVEPYEGAATGVGGILRDIFSMGARPIASLDSLHFNEIKSAHDRYLIDQVVAGIGGYGNCIGVPTIGGETTFDSCYKGNPLVNAMSIGIMNVKDIQQGRAEGDESSIIYVGAKTGRDGIHGATFASADFSDEHETQRSAVQVGDPFMEKLLMEACLKLIQEHPDWLIGIQDMGAAGLVSSSCEMASKSHTGVKLNLDLVPQRETNMTAYEIMLSESQERMLLCVPKEHTQDVIDLFKEFNLEAAKIGEVIDDTRYVLTHEGKVVTDIPVSTLTDDVLQEIGKESIPERISTAKEAELPKITNAKEIFYKLLKQPTIASKKSLTTTYDSQVRASTVAGPNGINDAGIIKVRGKKKGIAATTDGNGCFVYLDPKIGSEIAVLEAAMNLLSVGADPLAITDCLNFGDPHDPEVYWELHQSIIGMAEACRHLDTPVVSGNVSLYNESNGEAIYPTPMIGMVGLIKDVNHYIKNSVSYEDENLYLIGKTEDDFSGSEIQKMQQSKINGKLRELDWNAELTKIALLKNAIDKNLISSAHDISEGGIAVALSEMFFNTRLGVSVDLAMPVRKIFSETPGRMIVGVADANKKKFESILMDNAQFIGKVNQSAKIQINCTDDKFIYPVYEAQKIWEDAIPCLMKKKD, from the coding sequence ATGGATGAGGTAATGAGTCCACTTGAAATTAAAGAGAAAAAACCATATTTAGAATGGGGATTATCTGAAAAAGAATATGACTATATTTGTGAAAAGTTATTAAAGAGACTTCCAAATTATACTGAAACAGGCTTATTAGCAGTAATGTGGAGTGAACATTGTTCATATAAAATGTCAAAACCATTATTAAAGTTATTACCTAAAAAGAATAGCAAGGTTCTCCAAGGCCCAGGTGAAGGTGCTGGAATTATTGATATAGGTGATGATCAAGCGGTTGTATTTAAAGCAGAAAGTCATAATCATCCTTCAGCAGTTGAACCTTATGAAGGTGCTGCAACAGGAGTTGGTGGTATTTTACGGGATATTTTTAGTATGGGTGCTCGCCCAATTGCATCACTTGACTCTCTTCATTTTAATGAAATTAAGAGTGCACATGATCGTTATTTAATTGATCAAGTTGTTGCCGGAATTGGTGGATATGGGAATTGTATTGGTGTTCCTACTATTGGCGGTGAAACAACTTTTGATAGTTGCTATAAAGGCAATCCGCTTGTGAATGCAATGAGTATCGGAATTATGAATGTAAAAGATATTCAACAAGGACGTGCAGAAGGTGATGAAAGTTCCATTATCTACGTTGGTGCAAAAACTGGACGTGATGGTATTCATGGAGCAACTTTCGCATCAGCTGATTTTAGTGATGAACATGAAACTCAACGTTCTGCGGTTCAAGTTGGGGATCCGTTTATGGAAAAACTATTAATGGAAGCTTGTTTGAAATTAATTCAAGAGCATCCAGATTGGTTAATTGGGATTCAAGATATGGGTGCTGCTGGGTTGGTATCTTCAAGTTGTGAAATGGCTTCAAAATCTCATACAGGTGTGAAATTAAATTTAGATTTAGTACCACAACGTGAAACAAATATGACGGCATATGAAATTATGCTTAGTGAATCACAGGAAAGAATGCTCTTATGTGTACCAAAAGAACATACACAAGATGTAATTGATTTATTTAAGGAATTCAATCTTGAAGCCGCTAAAATTGGTGAAGTTATTGATGATACAAGATATGTACTTACACACGAGGGAAAAGTAGTAACAGATATTCCGGTATCGACATTAACAGATGATGTATTACAAGAAATTGGTAAAGAATCAATTCCAGAACGAATTAGCACAGCTAAAGAAGCTGAATTACCTAAAATAACAAATGCAAAAGAGATTTTCTACAAGTTATTAAAACAACCTACAATTGCATCTAAGAAGTCATTAACTACAACATACGATTCTCAAGTTAGGGCTTCAACAGTTGCGGGACCTAATGGTATTAATGATGCAGGAATTATTAAAGTTCGAGGAAAGAAAAAGGGGATTGCTGCAACAACAGATGGCAATGGCTGTTTCGTTTACTTAGATCCCAAAATCGGAAGTGAAATTGCAGTATTAGAAGCTGCGATGAATCTCTTGTCAGTTGGAGCAGATCCTTTAGCTATAACAGATTGCTTGAACTTTGGAGATCCACATGATCCAGAAGTTTACTGGGAATTACATCAATCTATTATTGGAATGGCAGAAGCATGTCGCCACTTAGACACTCCTGTTGTTTCGGGTAATGTTTCACTTTATAACGAGAGTAATGGCGAAGCAATCTATCCTACACCAATGATAGGAATGGTTGGGTTAATAAAAGATGTAAACCATTATATTAAAAATTCAGTCAGTTACGAGGATGAAAATCTTTATCTTATTGGTAAAACAGAGGATGATTTCAGCGGATCCGAAATCCAAAAAATGCAACAATCAAAGATTAACGGAAAGTTACGTGAACTTGATTGGAATGCAGAATTAACTAAGATAGCATTACTAAAGAATGCAATTGATAAAAATCTTATTAGTAGTGCTCATGACATTAGTGAGGGTGGAATAGCCGTAGCTTTATCTGAAATGTTCTTTAATACTCGATTAGGTGTTTCAGTTGACTTAGCAATGCCAGTTAGAAAAATCTTTAGTGAAACTCCAGGAAGAATGATTGTTGGAGTTGCAGATGCTAATAAGAAGAAGTTTGAATCAATTTTAATGGATAATGCTCAATTTATTGGCAAGGTTAATCAAAGTGCAAAAATTCAAATTAATTGCACAGATGATAAATTTATTTATCCAGTATATGAGGCACAGAAAATTTGGGAGGACGCTATTCCATGTTTAATGAAGAAAAAGGACTAA
- the purQ gene encoding phosphoribosylformylglycinamidine synthase subunit PurQ, producing MKVAIIVFPGSNCDTDLHYVLTNLCHADAEYVSYRTCDLSKYDAVMLPGGFSYGDYLRCGAIASIAPVMQEVQRFADEGKPVIGICNGFQILTEANILPGALKRNDNLKFICKTVSLNAENTKTPFTSALKENEKIELPIAHSDGSYYADPTTLDALENNNQVVFRYADENPNGSVNNIAGICNRRGNVVGMMPHPERASEAIMGGSDGIKIFQSLLS from the coding sequence ATGAAAGTAGCAATTATTGTTTTTCCAGGATCAAATTGTGATACGGATTTGCATTACGTATTAACTAATTTATGTCATGCTGATGCGGAATATGTTTCTTATCGTACCTGTGATTTATCCAAATATGATGCAGTTATGTTGCCAGGTGGTTTTTCATATGGAGACTACTTAAGATGTGGTGCAATTGCAAGTATTGCTCCTGTAATGCAAGAAGTTCAACGATTTGCTGATGAAGGTAAACCAGTTATTGGAATTTGCAATGGGTTCCAAATTTTAACAGAAGCAAATATTTTACCAGGTGCGTTAAAAAGAAATGATAATTTAAAATTCATTTGCAAAACGGTTTCTTTAAATGCTGAAAACACAAAGACGCCATTTACATCAGCATTAAAAGAAAATGAAAAGATCGAATTACCAATTGCGCATTCAGATGGAAGTTATTATGCAGATCCAACTACACTAGATGCATTAGAAAATAATAATCAAGTAGTGTTTAGATATGCAGATGAAAATCCAAATGGAAGTGTTAATAATATTGCTGGTATTTGTAATCGAAGAGGAAATGTTGTAGGAATGATGCCTCATCCAGAACGTGCATCTGAAGCAATTATGGGAGGATCAGATGGTATAAAAATTTTTCAGTCATTATTAAGTTAA
- the purS gene encoding phosphoribosylformylglycinamidine synthase subunit PurS produces MKIRLFVNIKSSVFDPQSKEITEAAQTLGFENVADIKAGKFFDIKLKDQKIDEEMIKKLAENLLVNFNLETYHYEILEDE; encoded by the coding sequence ATGAAAATAAGACTTTTTGTAAATATTAAATCTTCAGTATTTGACCCTCAAAGTAAAGAAATCACAGAGGCGGCTCAAACATTAGGCTTTGAAAATGTTGCTGATATTAAAGCAGGAAAGTTCTTTGATATTAAGTTAAAAGATCAAAAGATTGATGAAGAAATGATCAAAAAATTAGCAGAAAATCTATTAGTTAACTTTAATTTAGAAACATATCATTATGAAATTTTGGAGGATGAATAA
- the purC gene encoding phosphoribosylaminoimidazolesuccinocarboxamide synthase: MKVKKLYMGKAKEVWSTEDENVLQIVYLDQATAFNGKEKDEIDEKGIINNKISSLIFKYLNKNGINTHYLKTISDNEELVKKVEIIPLEMITRNYSAGHFASRFGVKEGIKFETPVEEMCYKSDPLDDPEINESQAVALKVVTHEELEKMWEISRKVDKLLTPIFSEAGMTLIDFKLEFGKLPNGEIILADEFSPDNCRLWDQKTQDHLDKDVYRRKLGSLTAAYKIVLDRLEKVIGE, encoded by the coding sequence GTGAAAGTTAAGAAGTTATACATGGGAAAAGCAAAGGAAGTTTGGAGTACTGAAGATGAAAATGTACTACAAATTGTCTATCTCGATCAAGCAACAGCATTTAATGGTAAAGAAAAAGATGAAATTGATGAAAAAGGAATTATTAATAATAAAATCTCAAGTTTAATTTTCAAATATTTGAACAAAAATGGAATTAATACTCATTATTTAAAAACAATTTCTGATAACGAAGAATTAGTTAAAAAGGTTGAAATCATTCCATTAGAAATGATTACTCGTAATTACTCTGCGGGACATTTTGCAAGTCGTTTTGGCGTAAAAGAAGGCATTAAGTTTGAAACACCTGTAGAAGAAATGTGTTATAAGAGTGATCCGCTGGATGATCCAGAAATTAATGAATCACAAGCAGTAGCATTAAAAGTAGTGACTCATGAAGAATTGGAAAAAATGTGGGAAATATCGCGTAAGGTAGATAAACTATTAACACCAATTTTTAGTGAAGCAGGAATGACTTTGATTGATTTTAAATTGGAATTTGGAAAATTGCCAAATGGTGAAATTATTCTTGCTGATGAATTTTCACCAGATAATTGTCGCTTATGGGACCAAAAAACACAAGATCATTTAGATAAAGATGTTTATCGTAGAAAGTTAGGCTCATTAACTGCTGCATACAAAATTGTATTAGATAGACTTGAAAAAGTGATAGGAGAATAG